A single genomic interval of Heterodontus francisci isolate sHetFra1 chromosome 45, sHetFra1.hap1, whole genome shotgun sequence harbors:
- the LOC137356110 gene encoding histone H2B 7-like — translation MVDEKKTAAPSKKGAKKVLKKAPTKGTKKRRRSRKESYSIYVYKVMKQVHPDTGISSKAMSIMNSFVNDIFERIAGEASRLAHYNKRSTISSREIQTAVRLLLPGELAKHAVSEGTKAVTKYTSSK, via the coding sequence ATGGTTGATGAGAAGaaaactgcagcaccttccaagaagggcgccaagaaagttctgaagaaggcgccAACAAAGGGCACCAAGAAACGGAGAAGATCCAGGAaagaaagttactccatctacgtgtacaaagtgatgaagcaggttcaccctgacaccggcatctcctccaaggccatgagcatcatgaattcgtttgtgaatgatattttcgagcgaatcgcgggtgaggcttcccgcctggcccattacaacaaacgcagcaccatcagctcccgggagatccagaccgccgtgcgcctgctgctgcccggggagctggccaaacacgccgtgtcggaagggacaaaggcggtcaccaagtacaccagctccaagtaa